A genomic region of Oceaniferula marina contains the following coding sequences:
- a CDS encoding malate dehydrogenase, producing MKTPITVSVTGAAGNIGYALLFRIASGSMFGPEQPVNLRLIEIEPGMKALQGVIMELDDCAFPLLNDVVATSDLEEGFKGANWALLVGSVPRGPGMERGDLLKVNGGIFTGQGKAIAATAADDVRVLVVGNPCNTNALIAMNSAEGVPNDRFFAMTRLDENRAKSQLAAKGGVHNSDITNMCIWGNHSATQYPDYTNAKINGKPVTETITDTEWLQGEFISTVQQRGAAIIKARGASSAASAANGVVDTVRSLTNPTPEGDWTSIAVCSDGSYGIDAGLIASMPIRVDAEGNWDVVPGVELDAFSKEKLDATVQELRDEKAAVADLL from the coding sequence ATGAAAACACCAATCACTGTTTCCGTGACAGGTGCCGCCGGTAACATCGGCTACGCACTTCTTTTCCGTATTGCTTCGGGCTCTATGTTCGGCCCCGAGCAACCCGTTAACCTCCGACTGATCGAAATCGAGCCAGGCATGAAAGCCTTGCAAGGTGTGATCATGGAGCTTGATGACTGTGCTTTCCCTTTGCTCAATGATGTTGTTGCTACCAGCGACCTTGAGGAAGGATTCAAAGGCGCCAACTGGGCACTGCTTGTTGGCTCTGTGCCACGCGGTCCTGGAATGGAGCGCGGTGATTTGCTTAAGGTCAATGGCGGTATCTTTACCGGCCAAGGCAAAGCGATTGCAGCGACTGCAGCCGATGACGTTCGCGTGCTCGTCGTAGGAAACCCATGTAACACCAACGCTCTGATCGCCATGAACAGTGCTGAAGGCGTGCCAAATGACCGTTTCTTCGCAATGACCCGTTTGGACGAGAACCGTGCCAAATCACAGCTCGCAGCCAAAGGTGGAGTCCACAACAGCGACATCACCAACATGTGCATCTGGGGTAACCACTCTGCGACCCAGTATCCTGATTACACCAATGCCAAGATCAACGGCAAGCCCGTGACCGAAACCATCACGGATACCGAGTGGCTTCAGGGTGAGTTCATCTCAACCGTGCAACAGCGTGGTGCCGCCATCATCAAAGCTCGTGGAGCATCCTCCGCGGCCTCTGCTGCCAATGGCGTTGTGGACACGGTTCGCAGCCTGACCAATCCGACTCCTGAGGGTGACTGGACCAGCATTGCTGTTTGTTCTGACGGCTCCTATGGTATTGATGCCGGCCTGATCGCTTCGATGCCCATCCGCGTAGACGCTGAAGGCAACTGGGACGTTGTTCCTGGTGTTGAACTCGATGCGTTCTCCAAGGAGAAGCTTGATGCTACCGTGCAGGAGCTTCGCGACGAGAAAGCGGCTGTAGCCGACCTCCTCTAA
- a CDS encoding AAA family ATPase: protein MSETIPFEQENSQLTEVRKEISRVVVGQQDLVDRLLVCLLCNGHVLIEGVPGLAKTLTVSTMAQTLGVDFSRIQFTPDLLPGDLIGTLIYNQQSGEFTPHKGPVFANIVLADEINRSPAKVQSALLEAMQEKQVTIGTDSYRLDEPFLVLATQNPIEQEGTYPLPEAQLDRFMMKVLVDYPSLEEEHAIMSRMSVNQPTLEVQKVMESADILSMRASLDQIHTSEVLEHYVIKIVDATRHPETYGLSELKPLINHGVSPRASIFLLKGAKAHAMLEGRDYVIPEDVKWIAMDVLRHRISITYKAEAEGKNVESILSKILSSVETVTET from the coding sequence ATGAGCGAAACCATACCATTTGAACAAGAAAACTCTCAGTTGACCGAGGTGAGGAAAGAGATTAGTCGGGTCGTGGTTGGTCAGCAAGATCTTGTTGACCGCTTGTTGGTGTGTTTGCTTTGTAACGGGCATGTTCTGATTGAGGGGGTTCCGGGCTTGGCCAAGACGTTAACCGTGAGCACCATGGCTCAAACCTTGGGGGTGGATTTCAGCCGAATCCAATTTACCCCGGATTTGCTTCCAGGCGATCTGATTGGAACCTTGATTTACAATCAACAAAGTGGTGAGTTTACACCACATAAAGGGCCCGTATTTGCCAATATTGTGCTTGCGGATGAGATCAACCGCTCTCCGGCAAAAGTTCAAAGCGCATTATTGGAGGCCATGCAGGAAAAGCAGGTCACCATCGGAACCGACAGCTATCGTTTGGATGAACCGTTTTTGGTTTTGGCGACTCAAAACCCAATCGAACAAGAGGGAACCTATCCGCTTCCCGAAGCTCAACTGGACCGGTTTATGATGAAGGTTCTGGTGGATTACCCAAGTCTTGAAGAGGAACATGCGATCATGAGCCGCATGTCTGTGAATCAACCGACACTTGAGGTTCAGAAGGTCATGGAGTCGGCAGATATTTTAAGCATGCGCGCCAGCCTTGACCAAATCCACACCAGCGAAGTGCTTGAGCATTATGTCATCAAGATTGTGGATGCGACACGTCACCCTGAAACTTATGGTTTGAGTGAACTGAAACCACTGATCAATCATGGTGTATCTCCGCGAGCGAGTATCTTTCTATTGAAAGGAGCGAAAGCACACGCCATGCTGGAAGGTCGGGATTATGTTATTCCTGAGGATGTGAAGTGGATTGCCATGGATGTGCTGCGCCACCGGATTTCGATTACGTATAAAGCCGAAGCCGAAGGGAAAAACGTGGAGTCGATTCTCAGTAAAATTTTATCTTCGGTCGAAACGGTCACCGAGACGTAG
- a CDS encoding DUF58 domain-containing protein codes for MLNQKELESKVRHIQIYSRKAVLEMLAGEYRSSFKGMGIEFEDVRGYQHGDDVRSIDWNVTARIGRPHVKTFMEERELTLYFLVDVSASGEFGSSEMSKKEVMARIVALLAFASVHNHDNVGLILFAGDVEFHLPPRKGKNQVMRMVDHLMRHPTKSKGTNVKAALEYFQQVRRRRCVAFLFSDFLDTGYERTLGDVAHAHDLICVSIRDPRESELPSAGMLEFRDAESGELRTIDCKDGGLRARLTEQSERHQRQLKDLCHEVNAELLDISTDDDYLYEIIQFFRERYTRSADV; via the coding sequence ATGCTGAACCAGAAAGAGCTCGAAAGCAAAGTCAGGCATATCCAGATTTACAGTCGGAAGGCTGTGTTGGAAATGCTGGCTGGAGAGTACCGAAGTAGCTTCAAAGGCATGGGTATTGAGTTCGAAGATGTCCGGGGGTATCAGCATGGTGACGACGTCCGCTCCATTGATTGGAATGTAACAGCGAGGATTGGCCGTCCCCATGTGAAGACGTTTATGGAAGAGCGGGAACTCACCTTGTATTTCCTGGTTGATGTTTCGGCTTCGGGTGAATTTGGAAGCTCGGAAATGAGTAAAAAGGAAGTGATGGCCCGGATTGTTGCCTTGTTGGCATTTGCCTCGGTTCACAACCATGATAATGTGGGCTTGATTCTTTTTGCCGGTGATGTCGAGTTTCACCTTCCACCACGCAAAGGGAAAAATCAGGTGATGCGAATGGTCGATCATCTGATGCGGCATCCAACCAAGAGCAAAGGAACCAATGTCAAAGCAGCATTGGAATACTTCCAACAGGTGCGTCGAAGAAGGTGTGTGGCCTTTCTTTTTTCCGACTTTCTTGATACCGGTTATGAACGGACATTGGGGGATGTAGCTCACGCACATGATTTGATCTGTGTCTCGATCCGAGATCCACGTGAATCCGAGTTGCCCTCCGCCGGGATGCTGGAATTCAGAGACGCGGAAAGCGGGGAACTTCGAACCATTGATTGTAAGGACGGAGGGCTAAGAGCGAGATTGACGGAACAATCCGAGCGACATCAACGGCAATTGAAGGATCTGTGTCACGAAGTGAATGCAGAGTTGTTGGATATATCCACAGATGATGATTATCTATACGAAATCATTCAATTTTTCAGGGAACGCTATACGAGGAGTGCCGATGTTTGA
- a CDS encoding bifunctional riboflavin kinase/FAD synthetase — translation MIQTIHSLEELPAISDSVHLALGVFDGVHIGHQAVIQQVVESARAQGGIAGVLTFEPHPIRVLAPQNAPRRILASIQHKEDLLAELGVELLIVIPFTEAFAEYEAEEFLLELKNACGSLKTLSMGDDWKFGRKRRGDVQLLKHFGLAYGVEVKTASPVRLEGERVSSTRIRQAIRDGNLDAVSEMLGREFSVWGTVIEGKQLGRSIGFPTANLRVYNEQLPPDGVWVVDVTLDQGEIVRGAGNLGVRPTVDGKQGRRLLEVHLIDCERDLYGQGMEVRFLHWVRGEQTFEGLDALKAQIAEDVAFCRNWSGI, via the coding sequence ATGATACAGACCATCCACAGTTTAGAGGAGCTTCCTGCCATTTCAGACTCGGTTCATTTGGCTCTTGGAGTCTTCGATGGTGTTCATATCGGGCATCAGGCGGTGATTCAGCAGGTGGTAGAGTCAGCTCGCGCCCAGGGCGGGATTGCCGGGGTTTTGACCTTCGAACCGCATCCGATTCGGGTTTTAGCCCCGCAGAATGCTCCGCGACGCATTTTGGCGTCGATTCAGCACAAAGAAGATCTTTTGGCCGAACTGGGCGTGGAATTGCTTATCGTCATTCCCTTTACTGAGGCGTTTGCTGAATATGAGGCCGAAGAGTTTTTATTGGAATTGAAAAACGCGTGCGGCTCACTCAAGACCTTGAGTATGGGGGACGATTGGAAGTTTGGGCGTAAACGCCGGGGTGATGTGCAGTTACTCAAACACTTCGGTTTGGCGTATGGCGTTGAAGTCAAGACAGCGAGCCCGGTTAGGCTCGAAGGTGAGCGGGTAAGCAGCACCCGTATTCGACAGGCCATCCGGGATGGCAACCTCGACGCTGTTTCAGAGATGCTGGGTCGCGAATTCAGCGTTTGGGGCACCGTGATCGAGGGCAAGCAGTTGGGACGTTCGATAGGTTTTCCCACGGCCAACTTACGAGTTTATAACGAACAGCTACCGCCTGACGGCGTGTGGGTGGTTGATGTCACTCTGGATCAAGGGGAAATTGTGAGAGGGGCCGGGAATCTGGGGGTTCGTCCCACAGTGGATGGCAAGCAGGGGCGGAGGCTTCTGGAGGTGCATCTGATCGATTGCGAGAGAGACCTCTACGGTCAGGGCATGGAAGTTCGTTTTTTGCATTGGGTGAGGGGGGAACAAACCTTTGAAGGACTGGACGCATTAAAAGCCCAAATCGCAGAAGATGTCGCATTTTGCCGAAATTGGAGCGGAATATGA
- a CDS encoding Rid family hydrolase — protein sequence MSPVILKNNLSEPNPDSHRPLPVAIQFSRFRGKDGVEEIQWMIRPTEYAHFDIQLKWVREAYEQAVQSMGLEMDSAVWRRFLCSDLINQEAALRGQSFSDPDVPNQNCAISWVRQVPAPPSKVTLWASHLRIPGEKLSKSYNNRTLSLKRKDLTHHWSTGITSPESVDSHAQTQGIFKKYGDFLKSEQMTLADHVVRTWFFVQNVDNNYAGMVDARNEVFEAEGLSADTHYIASTGIEGGYTDAPTNTLLDAYAIGGLKPEQIRYLHALKHLSPTHVYGVAFERATAIDYRDRTQIFISGTASIDDQGVTLHRGDIHRQLERTLENIEALLLEADATLDDMQVFIVYLRDPADEVVVRPEIARRFPELPFEIVTAPVCRPGWLIEIEGLAVIENDAQELPPF from the coding sequence ATGTCACCCGTGATCCTAAAAAACAATCTTAGCGAGCCCAATCCGGACTCCCACCGACCACTGCCCGTCGCTATCCAATTTTCGCGCTTCCGCGGCAAGGATGGAGTGGAAGAGATCCAGTGGATGATCCGCCCCACCGAATACGCCCATTTTGATATTCAACTCAAATGGGTCCGCGAGGCATACGAACAAGCCGTTCAATCCATGGGCCTGGAGATGGATTCCGCCGTCTGGCGTCGATTTCTCTGTAGTGACCTGATTAATCAGGAAGCCGCACTCAGAGGCCAAAGCTTTTCCGACCCCGATGTGCCAAACCAGAACTGTGCCATTTCCTGGGTTCGTCAAGTTCCAGCGCCCCCGTCAAAAGTCACCCTTTGGGCATCCCACCTCCGTATTCCGGGAGAAAAGCTTTCTAAATCCTACAACAACCGGACCCTGAGTCTGAAAAGAAAAGACCTCACTCACCATTGGAGCACAGGTATCACTTCTCCGGAATCTGTGGATTCTCACGCCCAAACTCAAGGGATCTTCAAAAAATATGGAGATTTTCTCAAGTCCGAGCAAATGACACTGGCCGACCATGTGGTGAGGACCTGGTTTTTTGTTCAGAATGTAGACAATAATTATGCCGGGATGGTGGATGCCCGCAACGAAGTATTTGAAGCTGAAGGCCTGTCTGCAGACACCCACTACATTGCAAGCACAGGAATTGAGGGGGGCTATACGGATGCACCAACCAACACCTTGCTGGATGCATACGCAATTGGGGGGCTAAAACCAGAGCAAATTCGCTATCTCCACGCACTCAAGCACCTCAGCCCAACACACGTGTATGGCGTTGCCTTTGAGCGCGCGACAGCCATTGATTACCGGGATCGTACCCAGATCTTCATTTCAGGCACAGCGAGCATTGATGACCAAGGCGTCACCTTGCACCGCGGGGACATCCATCGCCAACTTGAACGAACACTGGAAAACATCGAGGCCCTGCTCCTCGAGGCCGACGCCACGCTGGACGACATGCAAGTGTTCATTGTCTATTTGCGAGACCCTGCGGACGAAGTTGTCGTGCGGCCGGAAATTGCACGTAGATTCCCAGAACTTCCCTTCGAAATTGTCACAGCGCCGGTCTGCCGACCGGGCTGGCTCATTGAGATTGAAGGCCTTGCTGTAATCGAGAATGATGCCCAGGAGCTTCCTCCTTTCTAG